The Pricia mediterranea genome includes a window with the following:
- a CDS encoding RrF2 family transcriptional regulator yields MLSKKTKYGLKALTYLATQKDKNPVQIAEIAENENISQKFLESILLTLRKTGFLGSKKGKGGGYYLIKDPEEILMTDVMRILEGPIAMVPCVSLNFYEKCDDCPDEASCSVNKLMLKVRDANLEVYRNNTLADLII; encoded by the coding sequence ATGCTCTCCAAAAAGACGAAATACGGCCTTAAAGCTTTGACTTATTTGGCTACCCAAAAGGATAAAAATCCAGTTCAAATTGCCGAAATCGCAGAGAATGAGAATATCTCACAAAAATTTCTGGAAAGTATTCTGCTGACTCTCCGGAAAACCGGATTTCTGGGATCAAAGAAAGGAAAGGGTGGAGGATACTATCTTATAAAGGACCCAGAGGAGATATTGATGACCGACGTCATGCGCATCCTTGAAGGTCCGATTGCCATGGTGCCGTGCGTAAGCCTGAATTTTTACGAAAAGTGCGATGACTGTCCCGATGAAGCTTCCTGTTCCGTCAACAAATTGATGCTCAAAGTGAGGGACGCCAATCTGGAAGTTTATCGGAACAATACCTTGGCGGATTTGATTATTTAA